A genomic window from Rhizobium sp. EC-SD404 includes:
- a CDS encoding dipeptide ABC transporter ATP-binding protein, whose amino-acid sequence MSGDAIIETRDLVRHFKTGGGFLRQTSTIHAVDGVSIAVRRGETFAIVGESGCGKSTLARLLLRLIEPTAGTVTYEGRDLTTATPAELRALRGDIQFIFQDPFSSLNPRMTVGALVGEPLQVHGHLSAAERKAKVESLLSRVGLRPEHAGRYPHEFSGGQRQRIGIARALASGPKLLIGDEPVSALDVSVQAQIVNLLEDLKAEFGLTLIIIAHDLAVIRHMSDRLAVMYLGQVVELADTEALFARPLHPYTQALLAAIPAPVPGLATTRAPLFGDIPSPANPPQGCRFHTRCPHATPVCSQTQPPLESVDDKRSVACHHWREIAGSTPLAETQSSRTQAAERRFAIYRSHRLKEASKPPTAP is encoded by the coding sequence GTGAGCGGGGACGCAATCATCGAAACGCGCGACCTCGTGCGCCACTTCAAGACCGGCGGCGGGTTTCTCCGCCAGACCTCGACGATCCACGCGGTCGACGGAGTCTCCATTGCGGTGCGCAGGGGCGAGACATTCGCGATCGTCGGCGAAAGCGGGTGCGGGAAGTCGACGCTCGCGCGGCTGCTCCTGCGGCTGATCGAGCCGACGGCCGGAACCGTGACCTATGAAGGGCGCGACCTGACCACCGCCACGCCCGCCGAATTGCGCGCTCTTCGCGGCGACATCCAGTTCATCTTCCAGGACCCGTTCTCATCGCTCAATCCGCGCATGACGGTCGGCGCGTTGGTGGGCGAACCGTTGCAGGTGCACGGCCACCTCAGTGCTGCCGAACGTAAGGCAAAGGTGGAAAGCCTTCTGTCGCGCGTCGGTCTGCGTCCCGAGCACGCCGGGCGCTACCCGCACGAATTTTCCGGCGGCCAGCGCCAGCGCATCGGGATCGCGCGGGCGCTCGCATCCGGACCGAAACTCCTGATCGGCGACGAGCCGGTCTCCGCGCTGGATGTTTCGGTGCAGGCTCAGATCGTTAATCTGCTCGAGGATCTGAAAGCCGAATTCGGCCTGACGCTGATCATCATCGCGCATGATCTCGCCGTCATTCGCCACATGAGCGATCGGCTTGCGGTGATGTATCTCGGCCAGGTGGTGGAACTGGCCGACACCGAAGCGCTCTTTGCGCGGCCGCTGCATCCCTACACACAGGCGCTTCTCGCGGCGATTCCCGCACCCGTGCCAGGTCTTGCAACCACGCGGGCGCCGCTTTTCGGCGACATTCCCTCGCCGGCCAATCCGCCCCAAGGATGCCGGTTTCACACGCGCTGTCCCCATGCGACGCCGGTCTGCTCGCAGACCCAGCCGCCGCTGGAAAGCGTGGACGACAAGCGTTCGGTCGCCTGCCACCACTGGCGCGAGATCGCTGGTTCCACGCCGCTCGCTGAAACGCAGTCTTCGCGTACCCAGGCGGCGGAACGGCGCTTCGCCATCTATCGCAGCCACCGGCTGAAGGAAGCTTCCAAACCACCCACTGCCCCATAA
- a CDS encoding ABC transporter substrate-binding protein: protein MMMKRLMATLLASAALTSGAMAVDLRIGLQEDPDVLDPDQSRTFVGRIVYTSLCDKLVDITPDLEFVPQLATEWSWSDDGLQLTMQLREDATFHDGTPFNAEAVVANIDRSQNLPESRRQSELASVEGVEATGEYEVVFTLNNPDATLLAQLSDRAGMMISPTAAEELGLDLANNPVCSGPYSFVERIQQDRIVLEKFADHWNADAYSFDTLTFLPIPDTTVRLANLQSGDLDMLERLAPTDAPAVQGDSGLIYEEIVGLGYQGITVNIGNGPNGDNPVGREAKIRQAFSLAIDRNAINDVVFQGTAEPGNQHVPPSSPWYVQDYPVPERDVEAAKALLQEVGVERVAVEVQVPNTPVQQQLMQVVQAMVAEAGFDVTLQATEFASMLSAQTAGDYQMSQVGWSGRTDPDGNIHQFVTCEGGINDSKYCNEEVDRLLNAARETNDVDERKALYSQAQAILDQDLPIIYLYHPSWIWALNASIEGFVAYPDGMIRLENVTMAE, encoded by the coding sequence ATGATGATGAAACGCCTGATGGCGACACTCCTTGCATCCGCGGCTCTGACGAGCGGTGCGATGGCCGTCGATCTCAGGATCGGACTTCAGGAAGATCCCGACGTTCTCGATCCGGACCAGTCCCGAACCTTTGTCGGTCGCATCGTTTACACGTCGCTGTGCGACAAGCTGGTGGACATCACCCCGGACCTCGAATTCGTGCCGCAGCTTGCCACCGAGTGGTCGTGGTCGGACGACGGACTTCAACTGACCATGCAGTTGAGGGAAGACGCGACGTTCCATGACGGCACGCCGTTCAATGCGGAGGCCGTGGTCGCCAACATCGACCGTTCGCAGAACCTGCCGGAATCGCGCCGCCAGAGCGAACTGGCATCGGTCGAGGGGGTCGAGGCGACCGGCGAATACGAGGTCGTCTTCACGCTGAACAACCCGGATGCGACGCTTCTGGCCCAGCTTTCAGACCGTGCCGGAATGATGATCTCGCCGACCGCCGCGGAAGAACTCGGTCTCGATCTTGCCAACAACCCCGTCTGCTCGGGGCCCTATTCCTTCGTCGAGCGTATCCAGCAGGACCGGATCGTGCTGGAGAAATTCGCCGACCACTGGAACGCGGACGCCTACAGCTTCGACACCCTCACCTTCCTGCCGATTCCCGATACCACTGTTCGCCTTGCCAACCTGCAATCGGGCGACCTCGACATGCTGGAGCGTCTGGCACCGACCGATGCGCCTGCGGTGCAGGGTGATTCCGGCCTGATCTACGAAGAAATCGTCGGCCTCGGATATCAGGGCATCACCGTCAACATCGGCAATGGCCCGAACGGCGACAATCCTGTCGGCAGGGAAGCCAAGATCCGCCAAGCGTTCTCGCTTGCCATCGACCGCAACGCCATCAACGACGTCGTCTTCCAGGGAACTGCAGAGCCCGGCAACCAGCACGTTCCGCCGTCCAGCCCCTGGTACGTCCAGGACTATCCTGTGCCGGAGCGCGATGTCGAAGCCGCAAAGGCGCTTCTGCAGGAAGTCGGCGTCGAGCGCGTGGCGGTCGAAGTTCAAGTGCCGAATACACCCGTCCAGCAGCAGTTGATGCAGGTGGTCCAGGCGATGGTCGCCGAAGCCGGGTTCGACGTCACGCTGCAGGCGACGGAATTCGCCAGCATGCTTTCGGCGCAGACGGCCGGCGACTACCAGATGAGCCAGGTCGGCTGGTCCGGTCGCACCGACCCGGATGGCAACATCCACCAGTTCGTGACGTGCGAAGGCGGCATCAACGATTCCAAGTACTGCAATGAAGAAGTCGACCGTCTCCTAAATGCCGCTCGCGAGACCAACGACGTCGATGAGCGAAAGGCGCTCTACTCGCAAGCGCAGGCGATCCTCGATCAGGATCTGCCGATCATCTACCTCTACCACCCAAGCTGGATCTGGGCGCTGAACGCCTCGATCGAGGGCTTCGTCGCCTATCCCGACGGCATGATCCGCCTCGAAAACGTGACGATGGCCGAATAA
- a CDS encoding ABC transporter permease, giving the protein MLAYIGRRLLIAIPTLIIVSIFVFSLQKILPGDPVLAMAGEDRNPETLEYLREKYRLNDPVVYQYFYWIGGALQGDLGISLRTNEPVTELIADKLPVTIQLAIMSMIFAFAIGIPMGILSAVKKGTALDYLANFIALSGLSIPNFWLGIMLILLVSVNLGWLPASGYEPFFRDPVRSLETMIMPAFVLGTSLAATLMRHTRSAMLGVMQQDYVRTARAKGLSERRVIFKHTFRNAVLPIVTLSALLFGELLAGAVLTEQIFTIPGFGKLIVDAVFNRDYAVVQGVVLCVAVGFILMNLFADVLYVLLNPRMREAL; this is encoded by the coding sequence ATGCTCGCCTATATCGGACGACGATTGCTGATAGCGATTCCGACGCTGATCATCGTGTCGATCTTCGTGTTCTCGCTGCAGAAGATCCTGCCCGGCGACCCCGTGCTCGCCATGGCCGGCGAAGATCGCAACCCCGAAACGCTCGAATATCTGCGCGAAAAATACCGGCTCAATGATCCGGTCGTGTACCAATATTTCTATTGGATCGGCGGTGCGCTGCAGGGCGATCTCGGTATCTCGCTGCGCACCAACGAGCCGGTCACCGAGCTGATTGCCGACAAGTTGCCGGTGACGATCCAGCTTGCGATCATGTCGATGATCTTCGCCTTTGCGATCGGCATTCCGATGGGCATTCTTTCGGCCGTCAAGAAGGGTACGGCGCTCGACTATCTCGCGAATTTCATCGCGCTCTCCGGCCTGTCGATCCCTAACTTCTGGCTCGGCATCATGCTGATCCTGCTCGTGTCAGTGAATCTCGGCTGGCTTCCGGCGTCAGGCTACGAGCCATTCTTTCGCGATCCCGTGCGCTCGCTGGAGACAATGATCATGCCCGCCTTCGTGCTCGGCACGTCGCTTGCCGCGACGCTGATGCGGCATACGCGCTCCGCAATGCTCGGCGTGATGCAGCAGGACTACGTTCGCACCGCACGCGCCAAGGGGCTTTCGGAGCGCCGGGTGATCTTCAAGCACACGTTCCGAAATGCCGTGCTGCCCATTGTCACGCTGAGCGCGCTCCTCTTCGGGGAACTGCTGGCCGGCGCGGTGCTGACCGAGCAGATCTTCACCATTCCTGGTTTCGGCAAGCTCATCGTCGATGCAGTCTTCAACCGCGACTACGCCGTGGTGCAAGGCGTCGTGCTGTGCGTGGCGGTCGGCTTCATACTCATGAACCTCTTCGCCGACGTGCTCTACGTCCTCCTCAATCCACGCATGCGGGAAGCGCTATGA
- a CDS encoding ABC transporter permease, whose translation MTVVIEAGVMPPAESRAWKKLKKNKAALAGFIMVMFFIVLAVAAPILPIADPNATSWSAIRLAPSAMHWLGTDEIGRDILSRMIWGSQASLLAGVVSVAIAVAIGVPFGLIAGYFGGWTDQIISRLTDALLAMPFLILAIALAAFLGPSLTNAMIAIGLSAMPIFIRLTRGQVLAVKTEDYVEGARAIGLSHYRIVTRYILPNVFPPILVQATLTVATAIIAEASLSFLGLGQQPPAPSWGSMLNTAKNFLSQAPWMAMWPGAAIFLVVIGFNLLGDGLRDALDPREN comes from the coding sequence ATGACGGTCGTGATCGAAGCCGGCGTGATGCCGCCCGCGGAAAGCCGGGCCTGGAAGAAGCTGAAGAAGAACAAGGCGGCGCTGGCCGGCTTCATCATGGTGATGTTCTTCATCGTGCTCGCAGTTGCCGCCCCTATCCTCCCGATCGCGGACCCGAACGCGACGAGCTGGAGCGCGATCCGGCTGGCGCCTTCGGCCATGCACTGGCTGGGCACGGACGAGATCGGCCGCGACATTCTCTCGCGCATGATCTGGGGCTCGCAGGCATCGCTGCTCGCCGGCGTCGTCTCGGTTGCCATCGCCGTTGCGATCGGGGTCCCGTTCGGCCTGATCGCCGGCTATTTCGGCGGCTGGACCGACCAGATCATCTCGCGCCTGACCGATGCCCTGTTGGCGATGCCGTTTCTCATTCTCGCGATCGCGCTCGCCGCATTTCTCGGACCGAGCCTCACCAATGCGATGATCGCCATCGGGCTTTCCGCGATGCCGATCTTCATCCGGCTGACGCGCGGGCAGGTGCTGGCGGTCAAGACGGAGGATTACGTCGAAGGCGCGCGGGCGATCGGGCTCAGCCACTATCGCATCGTCACCCGCTACATACTGCCGAACGTCTTTCCGCCCATTCTCGTCCAGGCGACGCTAACCGTTGCCACCGCGATCATCGCGGAGGCCAGCCTCTCGTTTCTCGGCCTCGGGCAGCAGCCGCCGGCGCCGAGCTGGGGCTCGATGCTCAATACCGCCAAGAACTTCCTGAGCCAGGCGCCCTGGATGGCCATGTGGCCGGGCGCTGCGATCTTTCTCGTCGTGATCGGATTCAACCTCCTCGGCGACGGTTTGCGGGACGCCTTGGATCCGCGCGAAAACTAA
- a CDS encoding gamma-glutamyltransferase family protein, which produces MSTFTTRPEILGTFGVVASTHWIASAVGMRMLEIGGNAFDAAVATGMTLQVLEPHLNGPGGDLPAVIYSAKKDKVEVICAQGPAPAGATIDHYTREGMDIIPGDGLLATVIPGAFDGWMTMLRDYGRLSLREVMEPAIYYAEHGHPVLPRVAATIAGLKDFFREEWPTSFETWLPGGQAPSAHDNVRNPVLADTWKKIVAEGEAKSGREDQIEAARDAFYKGFVAERISEWLKTAEVKDASGTRHKGVLTADDLAGFRATIEAPVTYDYHGWTVAKTGPWGQGPVLLQSLAILKDIDLAGMAANGADFVHHVVEAMKLAYADREVYYGDPDFAPVPLDHLLSDTYNHERRKLIGATASHDLRPGRVPGFDAQYDATMALLEAMSPTGQGVYEPTMAHLSEKRGDTVHIDVIDREGNMVSVTPSGGWLQSSPTIPGLGFCLNSRAQMFWLKDGLPTSLAPGKRPRTTLTPSLALHEGRPAMAFGTPGGDQQDQWQLAFFLRHVHHGLNLQEAIDLPLFHTTHFPSSFYPRSRQPGHIMVEETIGAETLNDLKARGHEITAAEPWSIGRLSAAKRDKSGLLRAAATPRLMQAYAIGR; this is translated from the coding sequence ATGTCGACCTTCACCACCCGCCCGGAAATCCTGGGCACGTTCGGCGTCGTTGCCTCGACGCACTGGATCGCGTCCGCGGTCGGCATGCGCATGCTGGAAATCGGCGGCAACGCCTTCGACGCGGCCGTTGCGACGGGCATGACGCTGCAGGTGCTGGAGCCGCATCTGAACGGACCGGGCGGCGACCTGCCCGCGGTGATCTATTCGGCAAAGAAGGACAAGGTCGAGGTCATCTGTGCGCAGGGCCCGGCACCGGCCGGCGCGACGATCGATCACTACACGCGCGAAGGGATGGACATCATCCCCGGCGACGGACTGCTCGCCACCGTCATTCCGGGCGCCTTCGACGGCTGGATGACGATGCTGCGCGACTATGGCCGGCTCAGCCTGCGCGAAGTGATGGAGCCGGCGATCTATTACGCCGAGCATGGCCATCCGGTGCTGCCGCGCGTGGCCGCAACGATCGCCGGCCTGAAGGACTTCTTTCGCGAGGAATGGCCGACGTCTTTCGAGACCTGGCTGCCGGGCGGACAGGCGCCGTCGGCACACGACAATGTGCGCAACCCTGTCCTTGCCGACACCTGGAAGAAGATCGTTGCGGAGGGCGAGGCAAAGTCTGGCCGCGAAGACCAGATCGAAGCGGCGCGCGACGCGTTCTACAAGGGCTTCGTGGCCGAGCGCATCTCCGAATGGCTGAAGACGGCGGAAGTGAAGGATGCCAGCGGCACGCGTCACAAGGGCGTGTTGACCGCGGACGACCTTGCCGGCTTTCGCGCGACGATCGAAGCGCCCGTCACTTACGACTACCATGGCTGGACCGTCGCCAAGACGGGGCCATGGGGCCAAGGGCCGGTCCTGCTCCAATCGCTTGCGATCCTGAAGGACATCGATCTGGCAGGAATGGCGGCGAACGGCGCGGATTTCGTGCACCACGTGGTCGAGGCGATGAAGCTCGCCTATGCCGACCGCGAGGTCTATTACGGCGACCCGGACTTCGCGCCCGTGCCGCTCGATCATCTCTTGTCGGACACCTACAACCATGAGCGCCGCAAGCTGATCGGCGCCACGGCGAGCCATGATCTTCGCCCCGGCCGCGTGCCAGGTTTCGATGCGCAGTACGACGCGACGATGGCACTTCTGGAAGCGATGAGTCCGACGGGACAAGGCGTCTACGAACCGACCATGGCGCATCTTTCCGAGAAGCGCGGCGACACGGTGCATATCGACGTGATCGACCGTGAAGGCAACATGGTGTCCGTCACGCCATCGGGCGGCTGGCTGCAATCCTCGCCGACGATCCCCGGCCTCGGCTTTTGCCTGAATTCGCGGGCGCAGATGTTCTGGCTGAAGGATGGCCTGCCGACGTCGCTCGCTCCCGGCAAGCGCCCGCGCACGACGCTGACGCCGTCGCTCGCGCTGCATGAGGGCCGGCCGGCGATGGCGTTCGGGACGCCCGGCGGCGATCAGCAGGACCAGTGGCAGCTGGCCTTCTTCCTGCGCCACGTGCATCACGGGCTCAATCTGCAGGAGGCGATCGACCTGCCGCTATTCCACACCACGCATTTCCCGAGCTCATTCTATCCGCGTTCGCGCCAGCCGGGGCACATCATGGTGGAGGAGACGATCGGCGCAGAGACGCTCAACGATCTCAAGGCACGCGGCCACGAGATCACCGCCGCCGAGCCGTGGAGCATCGGCCGCCTTTCGGCTGCGAAGCGCGACAAGAGCGGCCTGTTGCGCGCGGCGGCGACGCCACGGCTCATGCAGGCCTATGCGATCGGGAGATAG
- a CDS encoding DUF1028 domain-containing protein, whose protein sequence is MTYSIVAREEKTGYLGVAVASRFFCVGGIVPHLRGRVGAVATQAFVNPTYGTDGLAMLAEGQAPDAIIAFLTQRDDGSAQRQLHLIDAQGRNAAFTGSKCIHWAGHRVAENVSVAGNMLTGPAVVDDTLKAYQAAADRPFAERLLIAMQAGEDAGGDKRGRQAAALVIYRDQDYSWLDIRADDQADPLSELRRLYAVAQERYLHVAETMATRENPHGMVDRSEIDRKIAELEETRLREGRASASYQTTA, encoded by the coding sequence ATGACTTATTCCATCGTCGCCCGTGAAGAGAAGACCGGTTATCTCGGTGTTGCCGTTGCCAGCCGCTTCTTCTGCGTGGGCGGCATCGTGCCTCACCTGCGCGGTCGGGTCGGGGCCGTCGCGACCCAGGCCTTCGTGAACCCGACCTACGGCACCGATGGGCTCGCCATGCTGGCCGAGGGACAAGCGCCCGACGCGATCATCGCGTTTCTGACCCAGCGCGACGATGGTTCGGCACAGCGCCAGCTTCACCTCATCGACGCTCAAGGGCGCAATGCGGCTTTCACCGGATCGAAATGCATCCACTGGGCAGGACATCGCGTTGCCGAGAATGTGTCCGTGGCGGGCAACATGCTGACGGGTCCGGCGGTCGTCGATGATACGCTGAAAGCCTATCAGGCTGCTGCCGACAGGCCGTTCGCCGAGCGGCTCCTGATCGCCATGCAGGCGGGAGAAGATGCGGGCGGGGACAAGCGCGGACGCCAGGCGGCGGCGCTCGTGATTTATCGCGACCAGGACTATTCCTGGCTCGATATCCGCGCCGACGACCAAGCCGATCCGTTGAGCGAATTGAGACGGCTTTATGCGGTGGCGCAGGAACGCTATCTACACGTTGCCGAAACGATGGCGACGCGCGAGAACCCGCACGGCATGGTGGATCGCAGCGAGATCGACAGAAAGATCGCGGAACTCGAAGAGACCCGCCTGCGCGAAGGCCGCGCGTCCGCCTCGTACCAGACGACAGCGTGA